From the genome of Vicia villosa cultivar HV-30 ecotype Madison, WI linkage group LG2, Vvil1.0, whole genome shotgun sequence, one region includes:
- the LOC131651443 gene encoding uncharacterized protein LOC131651443 yields the protein MKIVSRRTSKFRFRLRKWIDDQNLKNESKARYRLRLGMQTGGWSKVTYLKRSAGRWDTFPYGGRNRNSSSGKEVISMYISEFPEFYSARELFELFGCSGQVVEVAISPRRNKFGKRFGFARFIDVEDARTLAVRLDNIIIDGRKIHVYLPRFTRVAFGSGGRREFLEKAKHPQPQIRPQRAEVGKSRGNWQAGPISNNPLSYAEAVASENSGFVSKVNEQVLFDFNSDYVLRGRMEKAYVGKVCIPGSAYTIQTHMELDGVYAIKVTPLGGNCCLLEEREEGFIEDLIGEGETWWKSWFSEVKKWEADTIDKGRDAWFRIYGTPAHVWSSEFFVALAKNWGSFICWDEHTASGEAFVVARVMVNIPVSLSIPDSVSVNIDGRRVVLFVREDAAGLFRSSTRNQLHNSSVSVSSDTTKNAPFAEVFFAI from the coding sequence GTTGGGTATGCAGACGGGAGGGTGGTCAAAAGTAACCTATTTGAAGCGTTCAGCGGGGCGGTGGGACACCTTTCCTTATGGGGGGAGGAACAGAAATTCTTCAAGTGGCAAAGAGGTGATTTCCATGTACATTTCAGAGTTCCCTGAGTTTTACTCTGCTAGGGAGCTTTTTGAGCTTTTCGGTTGTTCTGGCCAAGTGGTGGAGGTAGCTATTTCTCCCAGAAGAAACAAGTTCGGTAAGCGATTTGGTTTCGCTAGATTCATCGATGTAGAAGATGCTCGAACGTTAGCGGTTCGTCTGGACAATATAATTATTGATGGCAGGAAAATTCATGTATACTTGCCGAGGTTTACGAGAGTTGCTTTCGGTTCAGGAGGTAGGCGTGAGTTTTTGGAGAAGGCGAAGCATCCTCAACCACAAATTAGGCCACAGAGAGCGGAAGTGGGGAAGAGTAGGGGCAATTGGCAAGCTGGTCCTATCAGTAATAATCCACTTTCCTATGCTGAGGCTGTGGCTTCTGAGAATTCTGGTTTTGTATCAAAAGTGAATGAGCAGGTCCTTTTCGATTTCAATTCTGATTATGTTCTTAGAGGTAGGATGGAGAAGGCTTATGTGGGTAAGGTTTGTATTCCGGGGTCTGCGTACACAATTCAAACTCACATGGAATTGGACGGGGTTTACGCGATTAAAGTAACTCCATTAGGCGGTAATTGTTGTTTGCTCGAAGAAAGGGAAGAAGGGTTCATTGAAGACTTGATTGGTGAAGGCGAGACTTGGTGGAAGTCTTGGTTTTCCGAAGTCAAGAAGTGGGAGGCGGATACGATAGACAAAGGTAGGGACGCGTGGTTTCGAATTTATGGTACTCCAGCTCATGTGTGGAGTTCTGAGTTTTTCGTAGCTTTGGCCAAAAATTGGGGGAGTTTCATCTGTTGGGATGAGCACACTGCTAGTGGCGAGGCTTTTGTTGTGGCTAGAGTTATGGTGAATATCCCTGTATCTTTATCGATTCCTGACTCTGTTTCGGTTAATATAGACGGAAGGAGGGTGGTTCTTTTTGTTAGGGAAGATGCGGCGGGTTTGTTTCGATCGTCGACTCGAAATCAGTTGCATAATTCTTCAGTTAGCGTGAGTTCTGACACTACAAAAAATGCTCCATTTGCGGAGGTTTTTTTTGCAATTTGA